One Betta splendens chromosome 16, fBetSpl5.4, whole genome shotgun sequence genomic window carries:
- the slc6a19b gene encoding solute carrier family 6 member 19b: protein MKLQLPNPGLEDRILSHQQLEKLEKEEARDRPRWDNKAQYMLTCVGFCVGLGNVWRFPYLCQSHGGGAFMIPFLILLVHEGIPLLQLEFAIGQRLRRGSLRVWAAVHPCLTGIGETNSKPMISLYYNTIIAWILWYFFNSFQQPLLWSQCPNNANRTELIVECEESSPVDYFWYRGTLNISPTIEEDGGLQWWILLCHLCAWSVLYVCIIRGIETAGKVLYNTARHLQPERSTWMQLKPSVLCCFLKAVYRNVSSSNNCEQDAVIISIVNGITSVYVATVIYTIIGFRATKRFDNCLSRNILGLINAFDLAEGSITESNYSQAVKHLNETKPAVIEQLNLTTCDLNTFLSEGVEGTGLAFIVFTEAITKMPFSPLWAVLFFIMLFCLGLSSMFGNIEGVLVPLQDLNVFPRTCPKEAVTGVTCIMCCLVGLIFIQGSGNYWLSLFDTYGGSIPLLIVAFCETVSVVYIYGIDRFNGDIQFMIGHKPNLFWQVTWRVISPLITTKVSEKLLYKTWDPTSEKEYPWWIYVIIFILAGIPSIGIPFIALWKFMKSKKSSKSLS from the exons ATGAAGCTTCAACTCCCCAACCCCGGCCTGGAGGACAGGATATTGTcccatcagcagctggagaagctggagaaggaggaggccagAGACAGACCCAGGTGGGACAACAAAGCCCAGTACATGCTGACCTGTGTGGGGTTCTGTGTGGGACTAGGAAACGTCTGGCGGTTCCCCTATTTGTGTCAGAGTCATGGAGgag GTGCGTTTATGATCCCCTTTCTAATCCTGCTGGTCCATGAAGGTATCcctctcctgcagctggagTTCGCCATCGGGCAGCGTCTACGCCGGGGCAGTTTGAGGGTGTGGGCTGCAGTTCACCCGTGTCTGACTGGGATCGGTGAGAC AAACTCGAAGCCGATGATCAGTCTCTACTACAACACCATCATCGCCTGGATCCTCTGGTACTTCTTTAATTCATTTCAACAGCCTCTGCTGTGGAGCCAGTGTCCCAACAATGCAAATCGCACAGA ACTTATTGTAGAGTGCGAGGAAAGCTCCCCGGTGGATTATTTCTGGTACAGAGGAACCCTGAACATAAGTCCAACAATAGAAGAGGATGGAGGGCTGCAGTGGTGGATCCTCCTGTGTCACCTCTGTGCGTGGTCTGTGCTCTACGTCTGCATCATTCGCGGGATTGAGACGGCCGGGAAggtactgtacaacacagcgcGTCACTTACAACCGGAGCGGTCTACGTGGATGCAGCTGAAGcccagtgtgttgtgttgttttcttaaGGCTGTGTACCGAAATGTCTCCTCCAGTAACAACTGCGAACAGGATGCAGTGATCATCTCCATCGTCAACGGCATCACCTCAGTCTATGTTGCAACTGTCATTTACACCATCATCGGCTTCAGAGCAACAAAAAGATTCGACAACTGTCTTTCTAG AAACATCTTAGGATTAATCAATGCTTTTGATCTTGCTGAGGGAAGCATCACTGAAAGCAACTACAGTCAGGCTGTAAAACACCTGAATGAGACAAAGCCTGCAGTGATTGAACAGCTGAATCTGACAACCTGTGATTTAAATACGTTCCTCAGTGAG GGAGTTGAAGGCACCGGCTTAGCCTTCATCGTGTTCACTGAGGCCATCACCAAGATGCCCTTCTCGCCTCTGTGGGCCGTCCTCTTCTTCATTATGCTCTTCTGTCTGGGCCTCTCTTCAATGTTTGGTAATATTGAAGGAGTTCTGGTACCACTGCAGGACCTCAACGTTTTCCCCAGGACGTGTCCTAAAGAGGCCGTCACTG GTGTAACGTGCATCATGTGCTGCCTGGTGGGTCTGATATTCATCCAAGGCTCAGGAAACTACTGGCTCTCACTCTTTGACACGTATGGAGGATCCATTCCTCTGCTAATAGTCGCCTtctgtgagacagtgtctgTCGTCTACATATACGGCATAGACAG GTTCAATGGTGATATTCAGTTCATGATTGGACACAAACCCAACCTCTTCTGGCAGGTGACCTGGAGAGTCATCAGCCCACTCATTACTACTAAAGTATCAGAAAAGCTTCTCTATAAAACCTGGGATCCAACATCG GAAAAGGAATATCCATGGTGGATTTATGTGATCATCTTTATACTGGCAGGAATACCCAGCATTGGGATTCCTTTCATTGCACTCTGGAAGTTCATGAAATCAAAGAAGAGCTCAAAGTCATTGAGTTAA